From the genome of Aerococcus urinaehominis:
ATTAGAAGATCAATCACTAAAATCAATTCGAGCCGGCCATAATAAGTGGCAGCAATTAGGAGAGGTGACTAAAGGAATGGTTGAGGTTGGTGCTGGTGGTGCAGCTTTAGGTAGTGTAGTCTGTGGACCTGGTTGTGCCGTTCTAGGTGGTTTAGCAGGTGTCGCTGTAGGTGGCGCCACAGGTGCCTTAGATGCCCAAAATTAAAAAATTAAATTTTAAAAGGAGGTTGGCCCTATGACAAAAGCAGCAAAATATATGCGTATCTATGTCTGGATTAGATTGTTGATCAACCTGCTAGGCATAACGAGCTTTGCTTGGGATATCCTTCTAGTAGCTGCTGTCCACTTATTTACCAGCTACAAAGATTTCCACAAAATTTTTCAAGCAAACAAAAACATGACCTATTTCTTCAGCCAAGCAATCTGGCGTGGCTATGTTGATTTAACTGGAGTAGCTATGCTTATCAGATTATTACAATCAGGTCAACTGTCCTGGCAAGCCAGTGATATTATTTATAACTTTGGTGGTATTATTTTGTTAAGTTTAATTTGTACTGGAATTACTTATATAGCTGTTAGAAGGGGAGATATCTAATGAAAATTTTACATGAAAAAACTATTAAAGCAGAAAGACTACTAAAAATAAAAGGCGGTGGTAAGCGCACTGATGTGGCATCTAATATGCTGTCGTGGGCTGCAGCTGGCTACCGCATTTGTCCCGCCTATAAACCGGTCTGTGCCGTAGTTGGAGGAGCAGCCGGTGCAGCTTATGGCGCCTGGGGTAATTAATAATAAGTAAACAACATAAAAAAACTTCGCTGAGCAACTCGCTAGCGAAGTTTTTTATGTCTTATGTTTAGCTAATACAAATTTTTCTAACGCCACTTTCTTGCTGGCTGAGAAGGGTAATTGGTCACCATTATCAAGCGTGAGCAATCGCTTGTCACCATCAACCAAACGAATTTTATCGGGATTGATTAGGGTGCTACGACTAATACCAAATAAGTCTTGGGGATATTCCCTTTGGTAGGCTTTAATTTTGCCATAGAACTGATAATGCCCGGTCTCTGTCACCAGTTCCAAACGGTGGGGCAGCGATGAGATCTGGATATAAATCACCTCATCAATTAAAAATCGATAGACTTTGTTGCCTATTTTAAAAGAAATCATAGGATCCTCTTGATTTGAAACGCTATTTTCTTGGTCCGTGATCAAATTTAAACACTGGAAAATTTCTTGACGCATCACCTCTTTATCACCCTTTTCAACTAGGGCAAAGGGTTCTACCTTGCGCTTCAAGACCATAGGAGCATATTTAGTATGGCTGGTAATAAAAATAATTTTACCAAAGGGATCTATCTGGCGAATCGCTGTTGCTAAATCAATGCCATTGGTGTCAAGGTTGCCTAATTCAATATCTAGAAAATAAACACCCAGTCTCACTTGATCTGCCTGAATCTGATTAAATAAGTCAGCTGGATCTGGACTGAAGCCCCCCATTTTATAAGCATGGTTATGAAAAAGGACATAATCTTTAATGATATCAGTAATATCTAGTAGCTGGATAGAATTATCGTCACAAATATAGATTGAGTGCATAAAAACCTCCTAAGGGGCTGTGATAATCAATTGAACAGAAAAAGTGTTAGCTTGATTTTCAAGATGTATAAAAAGATTAGGATATTTCTTGGCGATACGCCGCAAATTAGACAAACCCAAACCCGTATGATTGGCTTTACTAGAAAAGCCCTTAATTTGAATTTTTTCTAAATCAATCGCTTGATTTAAAGAGTTTTCAATATAAATTTCAATTTGATTGCCTTCTAAATAAAACAAGATATTGATTTGACGAGCCTGGTTCTGATCAGCTACCGCCTCAAGCGCATTGTCTAATAAAATTCCTAGAATACGAATCAGGTCATAGTCAGCAAGATAAAAATCCTGTATATTATGCGGACATTCAAAATAAACCAAGACTCCCTTGTCTGCAATCAAATAGAATTTTTCTAGTAGCAGGGCTTTTACATAAGGATTTTTTACCTTAGTAAGATCTAAAATTTTATCATTTTTGATATCTAACTCTCTTTTTGAGTAGCTATCCAAGCCTGCTACAAATTCTAATAAATCATCTATACGATTATCATTCAAAAGAGATTTAACAGTAGTCAATAGATTCTTATAATCATGCCTAAAGGCCCTTATTTTATCTTGGCTTGCTTCTAGTTGGTCTACATATTTAGCCATATTATCTAGTCGAGCCTCCATTAACTTATGCTCGTATTCTCTCCTGTTATTTTGCAAGATAACAAATACAAACACTGCCACAACTATAATCTGCAAAACAAAAAAATAGAAAGACTCCTGTACCCGATTTTGAGAACCTGCACTCGTAGGAAGTATAATATTATTGTAGAACCCAAGTATGTTCAGCAAAGCGAATATACTATAATTAACCAGAGGAAGTAGCGGATTTTTAAAATATGGCGAATTGATGTATCGCTTTGTCACAACTAAAGTCAAAATACACACTAGCAAACTAGGGATTAATCGCTTCAAGTAGTCAAAAAATATTATTTGCGAAACATCCTCTATTGCTTGACTCATCAAATAATTTCCTGCCACATAATCAAAGCATTCCAAAATAAATTGTGGCATTAGTGTAGCAAAAATGATCTGTGATGACTCCCTTTTTTTGAATTATATAAAAAGAAAAGGAATATGGCATAGAGAATATCGATTAAATTTACGGTATTAAAAGGCAATAAATTGAGTAGTGAATTAAGAAAAATAAAAGGATATATGCTTACTAGGCCAATTCCAATTTTTCTTAATTTAAAATCATCTAACAGGTAAGCTGTTCCCAAACATCTAGATTAAGTCCATATAATTGTGTAAAAAGAAAAACCATAATAATCTTTTTTGGTTACAATGTAATTGGCTAAAACACATTGAAAGGAAGATTATTATGGCTCAACTAAATATTACCCTAAACTTAGAAGAAATTACAGAGGCAGTTCTAAACAGTGATATGGATCAGATGATGAAGTCCCTAACTGTAACCATCTTTAATGCCTATATGCAAGCAGAGCGTGAGGAATTTATTAATGCTAAGCGCTATGAGCGCACAGATGACCGGAAAGATTATCGTAATGGCTCCTATAAAAGAAACTTTAAAACAAAGGTAGGGACTGTTGAACTGGATGTCCCTCGGACACGATCAGGAGAATTTGATACCAAGCTATTCGATAAATATCAACGTATGGACAAGGCCTTTGTGGCTGTTTTAACCGAAATGTATATTAATGGGGTCTCAACACGCCGTATTAAGAAGGTTGTTGAAACACTCTGTGGCGAAGGTGTTTCTAAATCATTTGTCTCTTCAGTAAATAAAAACTTGGACCCTGCTGTTTTCGAATTTAAAGGGCGTTCCCTAACACATACGAATTTTCGATATGTTTATGTCGATGCCATGTATATTAAAGTTCGCGAAAACCATCGTTCTGTCTCTAAAGGTGTTTATATTGCTCAGGGTATTAACGATGATAATCGTCGCGAAATTATCGGCTTTATGATTGCTGATAATGAATCAGAAGAAAACTGGAAGAACTTCTTCCTTGATTTAAAGGCCAGAGGCCTAACTAAACCAACATTAATTATATCTGACGCCCACAAGGGACTAAAATCAGCGATTAGTAATCAATTTTTAGGCACTACCTGGCAACGGTGTACGGTTCATTTTCTACGTAATATTTTAGCTCATTTTCCAAAAAAGGATTGCAGTCATGAGAGAAGTCTTCTAAAGAGAATATTTAATGCTGATAGTCAACAAAGAGCGCGAGAGTTAAAATTTGAATTTGTAGAATACGTTAGTGGCAATGAGAAATATGACAAAGCTGTTAATACGCTAGAGGAAGGCTTCGAAGATGCTATCCCATACTTATTAGAACCCACACCTTATCGCGTTTCACTGAAAACAACTAACAGTCTAGAAAGGCTAAATCGAGAAATTAGAAGAAGAGAGAAAGTTGTCGGCCTCTTTCCTAATATAGAGGCTGCGGAGCGACTTATAGGAAGTGTATTGCTTGATTTGCATGAATATTGGGAGACATGTCCTCATAAATTCTTTAATAACATAGTCTAAATATTTATACCCACCAATTACATTCTATAATTTACACAAGATTGTGGACTTGACAAACATCTAAAAGCAAAAACGGCTACTATTCTTAATAAAAAGGCCCAAAGTGTCATATCTATACTACTTATTTGATACGGCATTGTCTTAATAGATTAAAAATCAGCGCACAATTTTTTTCTTTAGAATTAGCCTGGTTATAGTTGAAAACGCCACCTTTAATTAATTTAAGTTGATTAATTGCTATTTTTTTCAAAATAAACACTCCTTTAATATTTAAAATTCTGCACTAAAAATTCATTTCAATGGCACGATAGTATATAATACTCACTTCTTACTAGATATATATTAATTGTCAAAAAAATATTTAGCTACTCAATCATCTTATCAGTAAATGAGTACTACTTTATAGCCCCCCCCTCACAAACCATTCAAGAGATAAATTCAAGAACTAAATACTTGCATTCAGGAAACATTCTCCCTTCTCTCAATATAGTTGTTATAATAATGTTGTAAGCAGTTACAAAGTTTTTTGAAAGGAGCTTTCCGATGCAAAATGATAAGTCATTACCTGATGAGTGGTTAAAAAAGTCCGTGGTGGTTCCAATGATTACATCTGGACCCAAATAGGTCGGCATGCTGGTAATTTTATGAATTGTATGGACAAGCCTGTTAGCACCGACCCCTTCGTTTCTGCCGGTTACTGTATTGGTCCAAAATGAGTGATTTAAACTAGGAGGATTATCATGAAAAAATATCATACCTTGAAAAAATCAGAATTGATGCAAATCAAAGCTGGAGGTGCTGCTTTGAATATTATCTCAACCATTGGTAGTTTTCTTATAGCTGACGCTTGGAGACATAGCGATCAAATTAGGGAGGGCTACCAACAAACGCGCCACTAGTAACATATAAATGAAGGATGATTACTATGAAAAAGGGATTAATTGAGGATTTAAAAGTGATTATAGCAACCTTCATCTTTGGTCTAGCCTGGCTGCTAATCACTAGCTACATATCAGGAAGTCAACCTCTGCTAGTAGCTGAAGATTATAAATTTCTCTTTACCTATACCTTTATTGTATCGGTCGTGTTCATAGGCAGCCGTCTAATTAAAGGTCAAAAAACTAATAAAAGTAATTAATTAAAGTAGCCCGCAACCGGGCTACTTTTATATTTTCAGCGCAAGATCTGCTAAATTAGTCCCCAATCTATCAGGCACAAATTTTACCATAACAGGCCCGCAACCAATCCCAGGCTTTCTTTAGGTCCTGAACGCCTCCAAAGCCCGCTTTAACTTGTCTGAGCTCTTGATTAGATAAAGTTTTCATCAACTTCCCCCTCCTTTAATTGTATATACAATTCCATAATAAACCAAGTCTGTTTTAACTCTGATTAGTCTTCTTAAATCTGCTTTTTTTATTCCTGAACGAAAACTGTTGGTATCATTAGCTAACAAAATAGCACCCTAGCGAAACTATCCTGCTAAGGTGCTATTTTTACCTACTGATATTAGGGTTGCGGTGCACCCTCCCAAACTGGGATAGATGAACCATTGGACATTTCATCGATGATCTTAGCGACTTGGTCGGTTTGATAGTACTTAATAATCGTTTGGAAAATTTCCTCGTCCTGGCGGTCACCCCGAGCTGCAATAACATTGTAATAAGGTTTAGAGCTCTCAGCCACTGGCTCCAAGTAAATTGAATCTTGGGTTGGGATAAAGCCAGCATCAGTAGCCATATCATTGTTAACCAGGGCGATGTCGACATCATTTAATGAGCGCGCCGTTTGGTTGGCAGCCATAGAGGTAAACTGAAGGTTTTTAGGATTTTCAGTAATATCATTGATAGTTGGTAAGAGACCCTTGGCTGGATCCAGCTTGATTAGGCCAGCCGTTTGTAAGAGTAAGAGGGCCCGGCTCTCGTTAGACACATCATCAGGAACCGCTACCTTGGCGTTATCAGCTAATTGGTCTAGACTAGTAATTTTTTCAGAGAAGACCCCCATAGGATTAAGGGTGGTATAGGCAATGGTCGTATTGGTATAACCCGATTCCTTGTTAACCTCTTCCATGAAAATTTCAGTCAAGGCTGAATGAAGGTCAATTGAACCATCTTCAAGGGCCACAATTGGCGCCCGGTAGTCAGTAAACTTAACGAGCTCCAAATTGATATTTTCCTTGTCGGCTAATTCTTTTTGGATGTATTCCCACTGGTCATTCTTTTCCCCAACTACCCCTAAGCGGACAGTAGTTGCCTCACTGGAACCGGAAGAACCACAGGCAGCTAGGACAAAGGTGACAGCTAAAAATAGGGCAAGTAGTTTCTTTTTCATTTTGTTAATTTCCTTTCGCGCGACTGGTTTGGTAATCAGTCTTAATTTTTTGACGTAAATTGTCATCAGTATAAAGGTCAAGGGCTGTCCGAGCTAGCAGTTCGGCGGCTAGGGCAATCGAAGCTAAGCCCTTATCGCTTTTGGCAGCTGCTTTAAATTCGCTTGAGTGACCAGCAATATAGTCATCTGATATCGAGATATAAGGCTGGATCGTCGGAATCACCTGGCTCACATTACCAACATCTGATGAACCCAGGCCCTTGTCAACTGGATTTTCCTCAATATCACAATCCGGGATGTCTAGTGCTTTAATATGGTTGAGAAAGACCTGGTCAAAACTAGGTGTTTTTATCATATCGTCACAGGCATTTTGAAAGAGGCCAAACTGATAAGTCGTACCGGTTGCTTGGGCAGCCCCGGCAACCACATTTTCTACTTTTTGGTAGACCTGGTCCAGGGTGGCCCGGTTTTTAGCCCGCAGATAAAAGCGGGCTGAAGTATAGTCGGGCACCACATTGGCAGCTTGACCCCCATCGGTAATGACACCGTGGATATTGACATCCTTGGGCATGGAGAATCGCAAACTATTGATACCATTAAAGGCTAGAATCATAGCATCTAGGGCCGAAATTCCCTTTTCTGGGGCAGCAGCTGCGTGGGATGACTTGCCGAAAAATTCAATATCAACCGGATCATTAGCCAAGAAGGCTGAGGTCGGTTGGTACTTGTGGCCGGGATGGGCGCAGAGAGCAAAATCGACGTCAGCAAAGAAGCCATGTCTCACAAAAGACCCCTTGGCTGACCCATTCTCGCCGCCCTCTTCGCCTGGCGTCCCATAAACCCGGACTTGGCCCCCCAAGTCATCAATCACCTGCTTAATAGCAGCGCCAGCTAAGCAGGAATAGTTGCCAAAGAGATTGTGGCCACAGGCGTGGCCAATACCGGGCAGGGCATCATACTCCGCCAAGAAGGCAATGGTTGGTCCGGGCTGACCAGAATCATAGTAGGCAGCAAAAGCTGTTCGGTGACCAGCCACATCCCGGACCACTTTAAAACCAAGCTGGTCTAATTGGTCAGCCAAGACCTGCTGGCTATGAAATTCATAGTTAGAAACTTCGGGGTGGGCATGAATATCCAAGGCTAAATCCTGGTAAATTGGCGCTTGCTTGCTAATATAGTCATGAATTTTTTCTTGATAGTCGCTTAACATCAGGCACCTCCTCTTATTAGTCGACTAATAGTAACTGCTATTTACGGCCAAATTGTTCCCAAGCTGGCACATTAGCACCCTTAGAGGTCTCTTGGATGGCTTGGGCCGTTTTATCCGTTTGGTAAGCGTCAACTACTTTTTGATAGACTTCATTGTCCTGGTCTTCAGCTCGGGCCACGATGATGTTGACATAGGGTTTAGAATTCTCATCAACCGGCTCAGAGAAAATGGCATCACTTTCCGGATTTAAACCAGCATCGACAGCCATGCCGCTATTAATAACTGAGATGGTCACATCACCTAGGCTGCGGGCTGTTTGTGAAGCATCGACCTCGGTAATCTTTAGGTTTAGCGGGTTTTCCGTAATATCAGAAACTGTCGGTGTAATGCCCTTAGCTGGATCAACCTTAATCAGACCCGCTGACTGTAAAAGTATTAGGGCCCGACCACCATTAGTCACATCAGAAGGTATGGCCACTGTGTCCCCGGCTTTAACCTCTTTGATATCTTGCACTTGGTTAGAGTAGATGGCTAGTGGGGCAATCACGGTATTACCGATAGACACCAGGTCAGTGCCAAATTCCTCATTAAAATTATCTAAAAAGATTTGGTGTTGGAAGGAATTGAGGTCAATATCACCTTCAGCTAAAGCCTTATTAGGCTGGCTATATTCGGTAAATTTGACATACTCAAGCTCAATCCCATCTGCAGCTAGGTCTTCCTTAACGCTATCCCAGACATCCGTGTCTTCACCAATAATACCTAACTTAACAGTTTGGTCAGCGCTATCTCCTGATTCTCTACCTCCACCGCAAGCAGCCAGACTCAGACCTGTTGCAAATAATAATGATAGCTTTAATAATTTTTTCATCTTAATTATCCCCCTTAAATAAAAAAAGCCCCTTTACTGGAGACCAGTAAAAGGACGACGTATCGTGTTACCACCTTTAGTTCAGAAGCCAAAGCTTCCCTCAAACCAACCGCCAAACGATTGGCGCTGATTTTAACGGTTCAGCTACCGGCCCAGCCTCATATCGACTAGACAACCTCCAAGACCATCTTCAGCTAATCACCATCTCATTTCTTTCACCAACCGAAATGTCTCTAAAATAGGTCCTTAACTTACTCTTCTTTTCATAGGTATGCTTCATTTGATTAAATATTATTATAGGAGATAGCCCTAACAGGGTCAACATGATAGCCGTCACCCTTTTTGCATCATCAGTGATCGTTTTATATAATCACATAAGTTTTTTGCTATTTGTTTAGGGCTTGCCTTATAATAAGAATAAAATACCCAGGAGGAAAATTTATGTCTACTAGTCCACAAAGAATGGCCCAAATGTTTACTTTTATTGCTCTATTTTCAGTTGTTTTTGGCTATACCATCGATAGCAATAGTCTGCAATTTTTATTCAATGTTATTCTGCCTATCGCCATGTATATCGCTAGTTTTGTCGTCCTATTCAAAGGCCGGGTCCAAGCAACTGACGCTAAAATTTCTTATTATGGCGGTGCCTTTATCGTAGCTATCGGACTGATTATCCAGTTTGTGATCTTAAAATAATAGCTTAATTTTTTATTCATTCTAATATAAAATATAATACGCTTATATTTTCAAAATGATTCTAATCTATTATTTGACTTATTTATTTAAAGGACTTACAATTAATTTGTAGCAATAAGTTAATTTATA
Proteins encoded in this window:
- a CDS encoding Blp family class II bacteriocin produces the protein MKILHEKTIKAERLLKIKGGGKRTDVASNMLSWAAAGYRICPAYKPVCAVVGGAAGAAYGAWGN
- a CDS encoding LytR/AlgR family response regulator transcription factor; translated protein: MHSIYICDDNSIQLLDITDIIKDYVLFHNHAYKMGGFSPDPADLFNQIQADQVRLGVYFLDIELGNLDTNGIDLATAIRQIDPFGKIIFITSHTKYAPMVLKRKVEPFALVEKGDKEVMRQEIFQCLNLITDQENSVSNQEDPMISFKIGNKVYRFLIDEVIYIQISSLPHRLELVTETGHYQFYGKIKAYQREYPQDLFGISRSTLINPDKIRLVDGDKRLLTLDNGDQLPFSASKKVALEKFVLAKHKT
- a CDS encoding sensor histidine kinase, with amino-acid sequence MPQFILECFDYVAGNYLMSQAIEDVSQIIFFDYLKRLIPSLLVCILTLVVTKRYINSPYFKNPLLPLVNYSIFALLNILGFYNNIILPTSAGSQNRVQESFYFFVLQIIVVAVFVFVILQNNRREYEHKLMEARLDNMAKYVDQLEASQDKIRAFRHDYKNLLTTVKSLLNDNRIDDLLEFVAGLDSYSKRELDIKNDKILDLTKVKNPYVKALLLEKFYLIADKGVLVYFECPHNIQDFYLADYDLIRILGILLDNALEAVADQNQARQINILFYLEGNQIEIYIENSLNQAIDLEKIQIKGFSSKANHTGLGLSNLRRIAKKYPNLFIHLENQANTFSVQLIITAP
- a CDS encoding IS256 family transposase; its protein translation is MAQLNITLNLEEITEAVLNSDMDQMMKSLTVTIFNAYMQAEREEFINAKRYERTDDRKDYRNGSYKRNFKTKVGTVELDVPRTRSGEFDTKLFDKYQRMDKAFVAVLTEMYINGVSTRRIKKVVETLCGEGVSKSFVSSVNKNLDPAVFEFKGRSLTHTNFRYVYVDAMYIKVRENHRSVSKGVYIAQGINDDNRREIIGFMIADNESEENWKNFFLDLKARGLTKPTLIISDAHKGLKSAISNQFLGTTWQRCTVHFLRNILAHFPKKDCSHERSLLKRIFNADSQQRARELKFEFVEYVSGNEKYDKAVNTLEEGFEDAIPYLLEPTPYRVSLKTTNSLERLNREIRRREKVVGLFPNIEAAERLIGSVLLDLHEYWETCPHKFFNNIV
- a CDS encoding bacteriocin, producing MKKYHTLKKSELMQIKAGGAALNIISTIGSFLIADAWRHSDQIREGYQQTRH
- a CDS encoding MetQ/NlpA family ABC transporter substrate-binding protein, which translates into the protein MKKKLLALFLAVTFVLAACGSSGSSEATTVRLGVVGEKNDQWEYIQKELADKENINLELVKFTDYRAPIVALEDGSIDLHSALTEIFMEEVNKESGYTNTTIAYTTLNPMGVFSEKITSLDQLADNAKVAVPDDVSNESRALLLLQTAGLIKLDPAKGLLPTINDITENPKNLQFTSMAANQTARSLNDVDIALVNNDMATDAGFIPTQDSIYLEPVAESSKPYYNVIAARGDRQDEEIFQTIIKYYQTDQVAKIIDEMSNGSSIPVWEGAPQP
- a CDS encoding M20 family metallopeptidase, with translation MLSDYQEKIHDYISKQAPIYQDLALDIHAHPEVSNYEFHSQQVLADQLDQLGFKVVRDVAGHRTAFAAYYDSGQPGPTIAFLAEYDALPGIGHACGHNLFGNYSCLAGAAIKQVIDDLGGQVRVYGTPGEEGGENGSAKGSFVRHGFFADVDFALCAHPGHKYQPTSAFLANDPVDIEFFGKSSHAAAAPEKGISALDAMILAFNGINSLRFSMPKDVNIHGVITDGGQAANVVPDYTSARFYLRAKNRATLDQVYQKVENVVAGAAQATGTTYQFGLFQNACDDMIKTPSFDQVFLNHIKALDIPDCDIEENPVDKGLGSSDVGNVSQVIPTIQPYISISDDYIAGHSSEFKAAAKSDKGLASIALAAELLARTALDLYTDDNLRQKIKTDYQTSRAKGN
- a CDS encoding MetQ/NlpA family ABC transporter substrate-binding protein; its protein translation is MKKLLKLSLLFATGLSLAACGGGRESGDSADQTVKLGIIGEDTDVWDSVKEDLAADGIELEYVKFTEYSQPNKALAEGDIDLNSFQHQIFLDNFNEEFGTDLVSIGNTVIAPLAIYSNQVQDIKEVKAGDTVAIPSDVTNGGRALILLQSAGLIKVDPAKGITPTVSDITENPLNLKITEVDASQTARSLGDVTISVINSGMAVDAGLNPESDAIFSEPVDENSKPYVNIIVARAEDQDNEVYQKVVDAYQTDKTAQAIQETSKGANVPAWEQFGRK